A region from the Clavibacter sp. A6099 genome encodes:
- a CDS encoding ABC transporter permease — translation MRPDRAGTGARARVRVRTRTRVRSGERADRVPALLWIPAGVALAFLVLPLTALVVRAPWATLGERLADPGIARALGLSLGSALAATALSLVLGVPLAFVLSRSAGRPPVVQRILRALVTVPLVLPPVIGGVALLLLLGRRGLIGGPLEALTGITIPFTTPAVVIAETFVAMPFLVLAVEGALRGADRRFEDAAATLGASRWTVLRRVTLPLVAPGIGAGAVLCFARALGEFGATLTFAGSFPGVTQTVPLSAYLALQTDPDAAVVLSLVLLAVSVVVLVSLRDRWASGVHT, via the coding sequence GTGCGCCCTGACCGCGCGGGCACCGGCGCCCGCGCGCGCGTCCGCGTCCGCACCCGCACCCGCGTCCGCTCGGGCGAGCGCGCCGACCGCGTCCCGGCGCTCCTCTGGATCCCCGCCGGCGTCGCCCTCGCGTTCCTCGTGCTGCCGCTCACGGCCCTCGTGGTGCGCGCGCCGTGGGCGACGCTGGGGGAGCGGCTGGCGGATCCGGGCATCGCGCGCGCCCTCGGCCTCTCGCTCGGCAGCGCGCTCGCCGCGACCGCGCTGAGCCTCGTGCTCGGGGTGCCGCTCGCGTTCGTGCTCTCCCGTTCGGCGGGCCGGCCGCCCGTGGTGCAGCGGATCCTCCGCGCGCTGGTGACGGTGCCGCTCGTGCTGCCGCCCGTGATCGGCGGCGTGGCGCTGCTGCTCCTGCTCGGGCGCCGCGGGCTGATCGGCGGACCGCTCGAGGCGCTGACGGGGATCACCATCCCGTTCACGACGCCCGCCGTGGTGATCGCCGAGACCTTCGTGGCCATGCCGTTCCTCGTGCTCGCGGTGGAGGGGGCGCTGCGCGGGGCGGACCGCCGCTTCGAGGACGCCGCCGCGACGCTCGGCGCGAGCCGCTGGACGGTGCTGCGGCGCGTGACGCTGCCGCTCGTGGCACCCGGGATCGGCGCGGGCGCGGTGCTGTGCTTCGCCCGCGCGCTCGGCGAGTTCGGCGCGACGCTCACCTTCGCGGGCAGCTTCCCGGGCGTGACGCAGACCGTGCCGCTGTCGGCCTACCTCGCGCTGCAGACGGATCCGGACGCCGCCGTCGTGCTGAGCCTCGTGCTGCTCGCGGTGTCGGTGGTCGTGCTGGTGAGCCTGCGCGACCGCTGGGCGTCGGGGGTGCACACGTGA
- the modA gene encoding molybdate ABC transporter substrate-binding protein yields the protein MARAAVVGAIAAGLLAGCSAAGSAPVGVPDPAPDSLAGTLVVQAAASLTGSMDEVARGFESAHPGVTVTVSYGGSSTLAQQIVQGAPADVFASASDATMTTVVDAGETAADPRVFARNALEIAVPPGNPGRIAGLADFADPARTLALCAPKVPCGAAAAQAFAAAGITPQPDSLEQDVRAALTRVELGEVDAAVVYETDVRAAGDEVEGVPLPDEVNATTDCVVAPLAGSASPAVAAAFADYVAGDDARAVFQAAGFRAP from the coding sequence GTGGCGCGCGCGGCCGTCGTCGGCGCGATCGCCGCGGGGCTCCTCGCCGGGTGCTCGGCGGCCGGATCCGCGCCAGTCGGCGTCCCCGATCCCGCCCCCGACTCCCTCGCCGGCACGCTCGTCGTGCAGGCCGCGGCGTCGCTCACCGGCAGCATGGACGAGGTCGCCCGCGGCTTCGAGAGCGCGCACCCGGGCGTGACCGTCACGGTGTCGTACGGCGGCAGCTCGACGCTCGCGCAGCAGATCGTGCAGGGCGCGCCCGCGGACGTGTTCGCGTCCGCATCCGACGCGACGATGACGACGGTCGTGGACGCGGGGGAGACGGCCGCGGATCCGCGCGTGTTCGCCCGCAACGCGCTCGAGATCGCGGTGCCGCCCGGGAACCCCGGCCGCATCGCGGGCCTCGCGGACTTCGCCGACCCCGCCCGCACGCTCGCCCTCTGCGCGCCCAAGGTGCCGTGCGGGGCCGCGGCGGCGCAGGCCTTCGCCGCCGCGGGCATCACGCCGCAGCCGGACTCGCTCGAGCAGGACGTGCGCGCCGCCCTCACCCGCGTCGAGCTCGGCGAGGTGGACGCGGCGGTCGTCTACGAGACGGACGTGCGCGCCGCGGGCGATGAGGTCGAGGGCGTGCCGCTGCCGGACGAGGTGAATGCGACGACCGACTGCGTGGTCGCGCCGCTCGCCGGATCCGCGTCGCCCGCCGTCGCCGCCGCGTTCGCCGACTACGTGGCCGGCGACGACGCCCGGGCCGTGTTCCAGGCCGCCGGGTTCCGTGCGCCCTGA
- a CDS encoding TOBE domain-containing protein has translation MTQKRDSTPARAADAEPPIAGANAPGPFRYRVSEAAALIGVSDDTLRRWADAGRLDLVRGEGRLIQVDGVQLAHLAIELAADGSLAASGAGRPPTSARNRMPGIVTRVVRDGVMAQVEIQAGPFRMVSLISREAADELELEVGAPAAATVKATNVGVELLAPETLTGGRA, from the coding sequence ATGACGCAGAAGAGGGACAGCACGCCCGCCCGCGCCGCGGATGCCGAGCCGCCCATCGCCGGGGCGAACGCCCCGGGACCCTTCCGCTACCGCGTGAGCGAGGCCGCGGCGCTCATCGGGGTGAGCGACGACACCCTCCGCCGCTGGGCCGACGCCGGCCGGCTCGACCTCGTGCGCGGCGAGGGGCGGCTGATCCAGGTCGACGGCGTGCAGCTCGCGCACCTCGCGATCGAGCTCGCGGCGGACGGGTCGCTCGCCGCATCCGGAGCCGGTCGTCCGCCGACCTCGGCGCGGAACCGCATGCCCGGCATCGTCACGCGCGTCGTGCGCGACGGGGTCATGGCGCAGGTCGAGATCCAGGCGGGGCCGTTCCGGATGGTGTCGCTCATCAGCCGCGAGGCCGCCGACGAGCTCGAGCTCGAGGTGGGCGCGCCCGCCGCCGCGACCGTGAAGGCCACGAACGTGGGCGTCGAGCTGCTCGCGCCCGAGACGCTGACGGGCGGGCGGGCGTGA
- the moaA gene encoding GTP 3',8-cyclase MoaA yields the protein MSTSLGMPAMPRPAAAPGPARPDDPALLDPFGRRATDLRISLTDRCNLRCTYCMPAEGLPFTPDRQALQLAEIERLVRIGTRDLGVRQVRFTGGEPLLRRDLIEIVAACAAIPDRPEISLTTNAIGLASRAQALKDAGLDRINVSLDSVHAETFRLITRRPFLDRVLDGIDAAAAAGLAPIKINAVLVRGVNDDQAADLLEWAVAGGHQLRFIEQMPLDADHAWDRDEMITAAEIRARLSERFTLVPDEEPRDGSPAELWRVHSREGGAGTAMLGRVGVIASVTEPFCADCRRTRLTATGGVRSCLFSHTETDLLAPLRSGASDQEIADLWRGAMWAKPKGHGMDDADFIQPARSMSAIGG from the coding sequence ATGAGCACCTCGCTGGGGATGCCGGCGATGCCGCGTCCCGCCGCCGCTCCGGGCCCCGCCCGGCCGGACGATCCGGCGCTCCTCGACCCCTTCGGCCGCCGCGCGACCGACCTCCGCATCTCGCTCACCGACCGCTGCAACCTGCGCTGCACGTACTGCATGCCGGCCGAGGGACTCCCGTTCACGCCCGACCGGCAGGCGCTGCAGCTCGCCGAGATCGAGCGGCTCGTGCGCATCGGGACGCGCGACCTCGGCGTACGCCAGGTGCGGTTCACGGGCGGCGAGCCACTGCTGCGCCGCGACCTCATCGAGATCGTCGCCGCGTGCGCCGCCATCCCCGACCGACCCGAGATCTCGCTCACCACCAACGCGATCGGCCTCGCGTCGCGGGCGCAGGCCCTGAAGGACGCGGGGCTCGACCGGATCAACGTCTCGCTCGACTCCGTGCACGCCGAGACGTTCCGGCTCATCACGCGCCGCCCGTTCCTCGACCGAGTGCTCGACGGGATCGACGCCGCGGCTGCTGCGGGGCTGGCGCCCATCAAGATCAACGCGGTGCTCGTGCGCGGCGTCAACGACGACCAGGCGGCGGACCTCCTCGAGTGGGCCGTCGCGGGCGGCCACCAGCTGCGCTTCATCGAGCAGATGCCCCTCGACGCCGACCACGCGTGGGACCGCGACGAGATGATCACGGCCGCCGAGATCCGCGCGCGCCTCTCCGAGCGCTTCACGCTCGTGCCCGACGAGGAGCCGCGCGACGGATCCCCCGCCGAGCTCTGGCGCGTGCACTCGCGCGAGGGCGGGGCGGGCACCGCGATGCTCGGCCGCGTGGGCGTCATCGCGAGCGTCACCGAGCCGTTCTGCGCCGACTGCCGCCGCACGCGCCTCACCGCGACGGGCGGCGTGCGCAGCTGCCTCTTCTCTCACACCGAGACCGACCTGCTCGCTCCTCTCCGCTCCGGCGCGTCCGACCAGGAGATCGCCGACCTCTGGCGCGGCGCGATGTGGGCGAAGCCGAAGGGCCACGGCATGGACGACGCCGACTTCATCCAGCCCGCCCGCTCGATGAGCGCGATCGGGGGCTGA
- a CDS encoding MoaD/ThiS family protein: MIVPVELFAAAAAALGRTTDDLELPDGAVLGDLMDALGSRAATSADPANAAAVLARCTYLVEGVATTDRDAPLTAGSAVDVLPPFSGG, translated from the coding sequence GTGATCGTGCCCGTGGAGCTCTTCGCGGCCGCAGCAGCTGCGCTCGGCCGCACCACCGACGATCTCGAGCTGCCCGACGGCGCAGTGCTCGGCGATCTGATGGACGCGCTCGGGTCCCGTGCCGCCACCTCGGCGGATCCCGCGAACGCCGCCGCCGTCCTCGCCCGCTGCACCTACCTCGTCGAGGGCGTCGCCACCACCGACCGCGACGCGCCCCTCACCGCAGGCAGCGCGGTGGATGTGCTGCCGCCGTTCTCGGGCGGCTGA
- a CDS encoding dihydrodipicolinate synthase family protein has translation MLTGLSAFPLTPLRDDTVDEAAYAGLVERLAVAGVDSITALGSTGSYAYLDREERRRVATATVDHAGPVPVIVGIGALRTSQVRALAEDAQRAGASAVLLAPITYQALTDDEVHGLFADVTAELSVPLVVYDNPGTTHVTFTDDLYASIACLPHVASIKIPGVPADPAEAAERVQAIRARIPADVTIGVSGDGFGATGLVAGCDAWYSAIAGTLPEPALRITRAAQAGDPEAAAAESARLRPLWDLFAEHGGSFRVIAAIAEHLGLVAPDSLPRPVRGLDASALARVAAVVAELDLRA, from the coding sequence ATGCTCACGGGTCTCAGCGCCTTCCCCCTCACCCCGCTCCGCGACGACACTGTCGACGAGGCCGCGTACGCGGGTCTCGTCGAGCGGCTCGCCGTCGCCGGGGTCGACTCCATCACCGCCCTCGGGTCCACCGGCTCGTACGCGTACCTGGACCGCGAGGAGCGCCGCCGGGTCGCGACCGCGACCGTGGACCACGCGGGTCCCGTGCCGGTGATCGTGGGGATCGGCGCCCTGCGCACGTCGCAGGTGCGTGCGCTCGCGGAGGACGCGCAGCGGGCCGGGGCGAGCGCGGTGCTCCTCGCGCCCATCACCTACCAGGCGCTCACGGACGACGAGGTGCACGGCCTCTTCGCCGACGTCACGGCCGAGCTGTCGGTGCCGCTCGTGGTCTACGACAACCCGGGCACCACGCACGTGACCTTCACGGACGACCTGTACGCATCCATCGCGTGCCTGCCGCACGTCGCGTCGATCAAGATCCCGGGCGTTCCCGCGGATCCCGCCGAGGCCGCCGAGCGCGTGCAGGCGATCCGCGCCCGGATCCCCGCAGACGTGACCATCGGCGTCTCCGGCGACGGCTTCGGCGCGACCGGCCTCGTCGCGGGCTGCGACGCCTGGTACTCGGCGATCGCCGGCACGCTGCCGGAGCCCGCCCTGCGGATCACCCGCGCGGCTCAGGCCGGGGATCCCGAGGCCGCTGCCGCGGAGTCCGCCCGGTTGCGGCCGCTGTGGGACCTGTTCGCCGAGCACGGCGGCAGCTTCCGGGTGATCGCCGCGATCGCCGAGCACCTGGGCCTCGTCGCGCCTGACTCGCTGCCGCGCCCGGTGCGGGGGCTGGATGCCTCTGCCCTTGCGCGCGTCGCCGCGGTCGTGGCCGAGCTGGACCTCCGCGCGTAG
- a CDS encoding VOC family protein yields MPRITPTLWFGEEIEEAARFYVDLFPGSRITDTSRYPDDFPDPALRGTALVVDLELDGQGIRLLNGGPGMQATEAVSLSISAADQEEVDRYWDAFADGGTEGRCGWVRDRWGFWWQVVPEAMASTIGGSDPEGAARAMAAMMGMGRLVVAELQAAYDGR; encoded by the coding sequence ATGCCGCGCATCACCCCCACCCTCTGGTTCGGCGAGGAGATCGAGGAGGCGGCTCGGTTCTACGTCGACCTGTTCCCCGGATCGCGGATCACCGACACCTCGCGCTACCCGGACGACTTCCCGGACCCGGCTCTCCGCGGCACGGCCCTCGTGGTCGACCTCGAGCTCGACGGCCAGGGGATCCGCCTGCTGAACGGCGGCCCCGGCATGCAGGCGACCGAGGCGGTGTCGCTGTCGATCTCGGCCGCGGACCAGGAGGAGGTCGACCGCTACTGGGACGCCTTCGCCGACGGCGGGACCGAGGGCCGGTGCGGCTGGGTGCGCGACCGCTGGGGCTTCTGGTGGCAGGTCGTCCCGGAGGCGATGGCGTCCACGATCGGCGGCTCCGACCCCGAGGGCGCCGCGCGCGCCATGGCCGCGATGATGGGCATGGGCCGGCTCGTCGTGGCGGAGCTGCAGGCCGCGTACGACGGGCGCTGA
- a CDS encoding DUF1648 domain-containing protein, whose translation MTTTAPLPLPTGARVAVVAPAAVIALALGAAAVLLAPELPARIAVHFAADGTPDGWGSPWVMLAVALGLAVVAVALAVAALRSRDRRTAATVLLVANLVTGILAAAWIAIAASAAVGDGTFPVAWSVVLLGVGAVAAGIPVAVLVRAAGPVPAHDVAPLEIPATARVAWRGRTGSGWFAGIGAVVVVLGIVAAASASAGDVGTAALSGIPLVVAGLAMLALARVDVTVDRRGLRVVSTWTRIPIMRVPLARMESAGWEDVSPGQWGGWGLRVSGRGVAYVTRSGPGLVVRLGGGRARLVTVADADRGAAVLEALLAGRRAV comes from the coding sequence ATGACCACCACAGCACCCCTGCCGCTGCCGACCGGCGCGCGCGTGGCGGTGGTCGCCCCGGCAGCGGTCATCGCCCTGGCGCTCGGCGCCGCGGCCGTCCTGCTCGCGCCGGAGCTGCCCGCCCGCATCGCGGTCCACTTCGCCGCCGACGGGACGCCAGACGGATGGGGTTCGCCCTGGGTGATGCTCGCGGTCGCGCTGGGCCTCGCGGTCGTGGCCGTGGCGCTGGCCGTCGCCGCCCTGCGGTCGCGGGATCGGCGCACGGCGGCCACGGTGCTCCTCGTCGCGAACCTCGTGACGGGCATCCTCGCCGCGGCATGGATCGCGATCGCGGCGTCCGCCGCCGTCGGCGACGGCACCTTCCCCGTCGCGTGGAGCGTCGTGCTCCTCGGGGTGGGGGCAGTGGCGGCCGGGATCCCCGTGGCCGTCCTGGTCCGCGCGGCGGGACCCGTCCCCGCGCACGACGTGGCGCCGCTCGAGATCCCCGCCACGGCCCGGGTCGCCTGGCGCGGTCGCACCGGGAGCGGATGGTTCGCGGGGATCGGCGCGGTCGTCGTGGTGCTCGGGATCGTCGCCGCGGCCAGCGCGTCGGCGGGGGACGTCGGCACGGCCGCTCTCTCCGGGATCCCGCTCGTCGTCGCCGGCCTCGCGATGCTGGCGCTCGCGCGCGTCGACGTGACGGTCGACCGGCGCGGGCTCCGGGTCGTCTCGACGTGGACGCGGATCCCGATCATGCGCGTGCCCCTCGCCCGCATGGAGTCGGCCGGGTGGGAGGACGTCTCCCCGGGGCAGTGGGGCGGATGGGGCCTGCGCGTCTCGGGCCGCGGCGTCGCCTACGTGACGCGCTCCGGGCCCGGCCTCGTCGTGCGGCTCGGCGGCGGTCGCGCGCGGCTGGTCACCGTGGCGGACGCGGATCGCGGCGCCGCCGTCCTCGAGGCGCTCCTCGCGGGGCGCCGCGCGGTCTGA
- a CDS encoding GntR family transcriptional regulator, which produces MLITVDPAAKASLAEQVATQIRYAIARGELASGERLPSARDLAASVEVNMHTVLRAYASLQADGLIELRRGRGATVIRSGNASFDRLRTLVEELRDQADTLEVPLDDLLTMIKGAR; this is translated from the coding sequence ATGCTCATCACGGTGGATCCTGCGGCGAAGGCCTCGCTCGCCGAGCAGGTGGCCACGCAGATCCGCTACGCGATCGCGCGCGGCGAGCTCGCGAGCGGGGAGCGGCTGCCGTCGGCGCGCGACCTCGCCGCCTCCGTCGAGGTGAACATGCACACGGTGCTCCGCGCGTACGCGAGCCTCCAGGCGGACGGGCTGATCGAGCTGCGTCGAGGCCGCGGCGCGACGGTGATCCGCTCGGGCAACGCGTCCTTCGACCGCCTGCGGACGCTCGTCGAGGAGCTGCGCGACCAGGCGGACACCCTCGAGGTGCCGCTCGACGACCTCCTCACCATGATCAAGGGAGCACGATGA
- a CDS encoding LacI family DNA-binding transcriptional regulator codes for MAGPARLSGSGAGGRSQGSGSGSGSGSGSGDGPAGRATIHDVAAAAGVSRQTVTRAMNGMAGISEETKRRVLDAADQLAYRPSRFGRGLVTGGDHQLGLVVDDLRNPWSPELAAAVVRIAAARGWNVSLADVGLAADSDRMVEALGAQTDAVIGTLGSRAAEWIARLGSVPVVELDPRGDPLRAAVQLDPSEAIDALADHLEAVGVRHPVVLDAAVAAGPSPRAALLVRVFEARSMDVSVVRASAPTAEAAAAATERVVARPRTADAIVAFNDVCALGVLSACRRAGVDVPGDVRVVGIDGLSLGRLLAPTLTTLAVDLDELARHALDLAVAMIAGDLPRSGPGVIRTVRHQLVVRESA; via the coding sequence GTGGCTGGACCTGCGCGGCTGAGCGGATCGGGCGCGGGCGGCCGCAGCCAGGGGTCCGGCTCCGGCTCCGGCTCGGGCTCGGGCTCGGGCGATGGCCCGGCCGGCCGCGCCACGATCCACGACGTCGCGGCCGCCGCCGGGGTCTCCCGTCAGACCGTGACCCGCGCCATGAACGGCATGGCGGGCATCAGCGAGGAGACGAAGCGGCGCGTGCTCGACGCTGCGGATCAGCTCGCGTACCGCCCGTCGCGGTTCGGCCGCGGGCTCGTGACGGGCGGGGATCACCAGCTCGGCCTCGTCGTCGACGACCTGCGGAACCCGTGGTCGCCCGAGCTCGCGGCCGCCGTGGTGCGGATCGCGGCGGCCCGCGGCTGGAACGTGTCGCTCGCCGACGTGGGCCTCGCCGCCGACTCCGACCGCATGGTCGAGGCGCTCGGCGCGCAGACCGACGCGGTGATCGGGACCCTCGGGTCGCGCGCCGCCGAGTGGATCGCCCGGCTCGGCTCGGTGCCCGTCGTCGAGCTGGATCCGCGCGGCGACCCCCTCCGTGCCGCCGTGCAGCTGGATCCCTCGGAGGCGATCGACGCGCTCGCCGACCACCTCGAGGCGGTCGGCGTGCGGCACCCGGTCGTGCTCGACGCCGCCGTCGCCGCGGGCCCCAGCCCCCGCGCCGCCCTGCTCGTGCGCGTGTTCGAGGCGCGGTCGATGGACGTGTCCGTCGTCCGCGCGTCCGCGCCCACCGCGGAGGCCGCCGCCGCCGCGACCGAGCGCGTCGTCGCCCGCCCGCGCACGGCCGACGCGATCGTCGCCTTCAACGACGTGTGCGCCCTCGGCGTGCTCTCCGCCTGCCGCCGCGCGGGCGTCGATGTTCCGGGCGACGTGCGCGTGGTCGGCATCGACGGCCTGTCCCTCGGCCGACTGCTCGCGCCCACCCTCACGACGCTCGCGGTGGACCTCGACGAGCTCGCCCGCCACGCGCTCGACCTCGCCGTCGCGATGATCGCGGGCGACCTGCCGCGCTCCGGCCCCGGAGTGATCCGCACGGTGCGGCACCAGCTGGTCGTGCGCGAGTCGGCGTGA
- a CDS encoding aldo/keto reductase — protein sequence MTDPTPTTQTAPGWAVLGPGSIARRFLSQLPASERDARLVAAGSSSAERAGAFAAEAADHGFADVTGADYDAVLADPDVDAVYISTVHTGHADLVIRALEAGKAVLCEKPLAVNHGTAMALVDAARAAGLPLVEAYMYRFHPQTAALLELLRDGVIGEVAHVDASFSFRTGSPTGRLYDTATAGGGILDVGGYTVTAAAAVVQAATGIAVAEPLTIEVDGTVGPTGVDEWSVARATYRAGAGQPGITATLRTGVALDEPQALTVHGSKGRIHLSDPWTLGDAPTIEVSVVGEEPRTLSFAGAKPYAIEADATTDALAAGLGEAAQMTLDETLATARTLDRWRAALELRYPFEAEDADIPTVSGRPLAVRDDSPMLYGEIPGVGKRMSRLVMGVDNQPDLAHASAIFDHFVEQGGNAFDTGYIYGGGVLEGRLGKWIRNRGIREDVVVITKGAHTPHCDPESLTSQLLESLERQGTDYADIYLMHRDNLEVPVGEFVDVMDEHQRAGRIRSYGVSNWTPERFDEAQAYAKANGRAGFQALSDHFGLAEAYDVPWAGCVHVTDPASKAWLEERQIPLLPWSSQARGFFTGRARPDDLSDPELVRCYYGDDNFERLRRAEQLGAEHGVQATAIALAYVLAQPFPTFPLFGPRTITEVRSSMRGLSVELTPEQVAWLDLRG from the coding sequence TGGCGGCCGGCAGCTCCAGCGCCGAGCGCGCCGGGGCCTTCGCCGCCGAGGCCGCCGACCACGGCTTCGCCGACGTCACGGGCGCCGACTACGACGCCGTCCTCGCGGACCCAGACGTCGACGCCGTCTACATCTCCACGGTGCACACTGGCCACGCCGACCTCGTGATCCGCGCGCTCGAGGCAGGCAAGGCCGTCCTCTGCGAGAAGCCGCTCGCCGTCAACCACGGCACCGCGATGGCGCTCGTCGACGCGGCCCGCGCGGCCGGCCTCCCGCTCGTCGAGGCGTACATGTACCGCTTCCACCCGCAGACCGCGGCGCTCCTCGAGCTGCTGCGCGACGGCGTGATCGGCGAGGTCGCCCACGTCGACGCGTCCTTCTCCTTCCGCACCGGATCCCCCACCGGCCGCCTCTACGACACCGCGACCGCGGGCGGCGGGATCCTCGACGTCGGCGGCTACACCGTCACCGCCGCGGCCGCCGTCGTGCAGGCCGCGACCGGCATCGCCGTCGCCGAGCCGCTCACGATCGAGGTCGACGGCACGGTCGGCCCGACCGGTGTCGACGAGTGGTCCGTCGCGCGCGCGACCTACCGCGCCGGCGCCGGCCAGCCGGGCATCACCGCGACGCTCCGCACGGGTGTCGCGCTCGACGAGCCGCAGGCGCTCACGGTCCATGGCTCGAAGGGCCGCATCCACCTCAGCGACCCGTGGACCCTCGGTGATGCGCCCACCATCGAGGTCTCCGTCGTCGGCGAGGAGCCGCGCACGCTCTCGTTCGCGGGCGCGAAGCCGTACGCGATCGAGGCCGACGCCACGACCGACGCCCTCGCGGCCGGCCTCGGCGAGGCCGCGCAGATGACGCTCGACGAGACGCTCGCCACCGCCCGCACCCTCGACCGCTGGCGCGCCGCGCTGGAGCTGCGCTACCCGTTCGAGGCGGAGGACGCCGACATCCCCACGGTCTCCGGCCGACCCCTCGCGGTCCGCGACGACAGCCCCATGCTCTACGGCGAGATCCCCGGCGTCGGCAAGCGCATGTCGCGCCTCGTCATGGGCGTCGACAACCAGCCCGACCTGGCGCACGCTTCCGCGATCTTCGACCACTTCGTCGAGCAGGGCGGCAACGCCTTCGACACCGGCTACATCTACGGCGGCGGCGTGCTCGAGGGGCGCCTGGGGAAGTGGATCCGGAACCGCGGCATCCGCGAGGACGTGGTCGTCATCACCAAGGGCGCTCACACCCCGCACTGCGACCCCGAGTCGCTCACGAGCCAGCTGCTCGAGAGCCTCGAGCGCCAGGGCACCGACTACGCCGACATCTACCTCATGCACCGCGACAACCTCGAGGTGCCGGTGGGGGAGTTCGTCGACGTGATGGACGAGCACCAGCGCGCCGGGCGGATCCGCTCCTACGGCGTCTCCAACTGGACGCCCGAGCGCTTCGACGAGGCGCAGGCGTACGCGAAGGCCAATGGCCGCGCCGGGTTCCAGGCGCTGAGCGACCACTTCGGCCTGGCCGAGGCGTACGACGTGCCGTGGGCGGGATGCGTGCACGTCACGGATCCCGCGTCCAAGGCGTGGCTCGAGGAGCGGCAGATCCCGCTGCTCCCGTGGTCGTCGCAGGCGCGCGGCTTCTTCACGGGCCGCGCCCGCCCCGACGACCTGAGCGACCCGGAGCTCGTGCGCTGCTACTACGGCGACGACAACTTCGAGCGCCTGCGTCGCGCCGAGCAGCTGGGCGCGGAGCACGGCGTGCAGGCGACGGCGATCGCGCTCGCCTACGTGCTCGCGCAGCCGTTCCCGACGTTCCCGCTGTTCGGCCCGCGCACCATCACGGAGGTCCGCTCCTCGATGCGCGGCCTGTCCGTCGAGCTCACCCCGGAGCAGGTGGCGTGGCTGGACCTGCGCGGCTGA